Proteins from a genomic interval of Cognatishimia sp. WU-CL00825:
- a CDS encoding CoA-acylating methylmalonate-semialdehyde dehydrogenase, with the protein MQELTHYINGAHVKGTSGRFADVFNPATGEIDAKVPLANKEEMDAAIEIAAEAQVAWAKVNPQRRARVMMAFVGLLNRDMEKLAEALSREHGKTIPDAKGDVQRGLEVVEYCIGAPELLKGDFTDSAGPGIDMYSMRQALGVTAGITPFNFPAMIPMWMFAPAIVCGNAFILKPSERDPSVPLMLAELMEEAGLPKGILQVVNGDKEAVDAILFNDTVQSVGFVGSTPIAEYIYGTGCAQGKRVQCFGGAKNHMIIMPDADLDQAADALIGAGYGAAGERCMAISVAVPVGEETADRLIEKLVPRIEKLKVGPYTAGNDVDYGPVVTAAAKANILNLVQSGVDQGAELVVDGRDFSLQGYEEGFFVGPHLFDRVTPDMDIYTKEIFGPVLSTVRASTYEEAINLAIDHEYGNGTAIYTRDGDTARDFANRINIGMVGINVPIPVPLAYHTFGGWKKSVFGDLNQHGPDAFKFYTRTKTITSRWPSGIKEGGEFNFKPMD; encoded by the coding sequence ATGCAAGAGCTGACCCACTATATCAACGGCGCACATGTCAAAGGCACGTCGGGCAGATTTGCCGATGTTTTCAATCCAGCCACTGGCGAAATTGACGCAAAAGTGCCGCTGGCGAACAAAGAAGAAATGGACGCCGCCATCGAAATTGCAGCCGAAGCGCAAGTCGCTTGGGCCAAGGTCAACCCACAGCGCCGCGCGCGCGTTATGATGGCCTTTGTTGGTTTGCTTAATCGTGACATGGAAAAGCTTGCAGAAGCGCTGTCACGCGAACACGGTAAAACCATACCTGACGCAAAAGGCGACGTTCAGCGCGGGCTAGAAGTTGTAGAATATTGCATCGGTGCTCCGGAATTGCTGAAAGGCGACTTCACCGACAGCGCGGGTCCCGGCATTGATATGTATTCCATGCGCCAAGCCCTTGGGGTTACCGCTGGCATTACACCGTTTAACTTTCCCGCGATGATTCCAATGTGGATGTTCGCCCCTGCGATTGTTTGCGGCAACGCCTTTATCCTTAAGCCATCCGAACGTGACCCATCCGTGCCATTGATGCTGGCCGAACTGATGGAAGAAGCTGGTCTGCCAAAGGGTATTTTGCAAGTCGTGAACGGTGACAAAGAAGCCGTTGATGCGATCTTGTTCAATGACACTGTGCAATCGGTTGGCTTTGTTGGCTCGACACCAATCGCTGAATATATCTATGGCACAGGCTGTGCACAGGGCAAACGTGTCCAGTGTTTTGGCGGTGCAAAGAACCACATGATCATTATGCCAGATGCCGATCTGGACCAAGCCGCGGATGCGTTGATTGGCGCAGGCTATGGCGCAGCAGGCGAACGCTGCATGGCGATCTCTGTAGCCGTACCAGTGGGCGAAGAAACCGCAGACCGTTTGATCGAAAAGTTGGTGCCACGCATCGAAAAACTGAAAGTCGGGCCGTATACCGCTGGCAACGATGTGGATTATGGCCCGGTTGTTACCGCAGCTGCCAAAGCCAATATTCTGAACCTCGTTCAGTCCGGTGTTGATCAGGGTGCAGAACTGGTTGTGGATGGTCGCGATTTCTCACTGCAAGGATACGAAGAGGGTTTCTTTGTTGGGCCGCATCTGTTTGACCGCGTCACCCCAGATATGGATATCTATACAAAAGAAATCTTTGGTCCGGTGCTGTCAACTGTGCGCGCGTCTACTTATGAAGAAGCGATTAATCTGGCGATTGACCACGAATATGGCAATGGAACGGCCATCTATACGCGCGATGGCGACACCGCCCGTGACTTTGCCAATCGCATCAATATAGGCATGGTTGGCATCAACGTGCCAATCCCTGTTCCGTTGGCCTATCACACCTTTGGCGGTTGGAAAAAATCTGTCTTTGGCGATCTGAACCAACATGGTCCTGATGCTTTCAAATTCTACACACGCACCAAGACAATCACTTCCCGTTGGCCTTCTGGCATCAAAGAAGGTGGCGAGTTCAACTTTAAGCCAATGGACTAA
- a CDS encoding CBS domain-containing protein, producing MLVQQILKAKGDAKVLTVEPGSLVKDAAKVLAENRIGSVVVSSDGRAAAGILSERDIVRELATRGAACMSDVVDELMTKKLVTCALADDANEILEKMTEGRFRHMPVMEGDDMVGLITLGDVVKARLTELAMEKDALEGMIMGH from the coding sequence ATGCTGGTGCAACAGATTCTGAAGGCAAAAGGCGATGCAAAAGTTTTGACTGTAGAACCGGGCTCGTTGGTCAAAGATGCGGCTAAGGTTTTGGCCGAAAACAGGATCGGGTCGGTTGTGGTCTCTAGCGATGGTCGCGCAGCGGCCGGGATTTTGTCAGAGCGTGATATTGTGCGTGAACTCGCCACACGCGGCGCAGCGTGTATGAGTGATGTTGTCGATGAACTTATGACCAAGAAACTGGTGACCTGTGCACTTGCAGATGACGCCAATGAAATCCTTGAAAAAATGACCGAAGGTCGGTTCCGACACATGCCTGTTATGGAAGGTGATGATATGGTTGGCCTGATTACCCTTGGCGACGTTGTCAAGGCTCGGTTGACAGAGTTGGCGATGGAAAAGGATGCCCTCGAAGGCATGATTATGGGGCACTAA
- the tkt gene encoding transketolase produces the protein MDIAALKAKNPDHWMKATAIRALALDAVAAANSGHTGMPIGMADVATVLFEKHLKFDAANPQWPDRDRFILSAGHGSMLIYALLYLCGDKQVTLDQVKNFRQLGALTAGHPENFLLDAVETTTGPLGQGIANSVGFAMAEEIQRAQYGKKIVDHNTYVIAGDGCLMEGISQEALGIAGRHNLGKLVVFWDNNNITIDGTVELSDKTNQVQRFKASGWHVQEIDGHDPEQIDAAITAAKKSKKPSMIACKTHIALGHAAQDTSKGHGALTDPDQLKAAKDNWGWNHGSFEVPADVKAQWEAIGARGAADRQAWEGRFSEVSSQKQAKFNRAYALEAPKKLSAAVKALKKTISEEQPKVATRKSSEMALQVINEVMHETVGGSADLTGSNNTKTDALGMFETNNRGGRYVYWGIREHGMASAMNGMVLHGGMRAYGGTFMAFTDYARPAMRLAALMKIPTVFVMTHDSIGVGEDGPTHQPVEHVAISRSTPNTYVFRPADTVETAEAWEIAVTSKSTPSVMALTRQGLPTVRTEHKLKNLTEQGAYVLADADGKRQAILIATGSEVEVAMKARDILQAEGIGTRVVSMPCMELFAEQDESYRRKVLPAGPVRVGIEAGVQQGWDRWLLGERGKEQKARFVGMDSFGASAPAGQLFEKFGITAENVAQQVKDML, from the coding sequence GTGGACATCGCCGCTCTCAAAGCCAAAAACCCAGACCATTGGATGAAAGCCACCGCCATTCGCGCCCTCGCATTGGACGCTGTGGCTGCTGCAAATTCTGGCCACACAGGCATGCCGATTGGCATGGCTGATGTCGCCACAGTGCTGTTTGAAAAGCACCTGAAATTTGATGCGGCCAATCCGCAATGGCCAGACCGGGACCGTTTCATCTTGTCAGCGGGCCATGGCTCGATGCTGATCTATGCGCTGCTCTATCTGTGTGGTGATAAACAAGTCACCCTGGATCAAGTCAAAAACTTCCGCCAGCTTGGCGCTTTGACTGCGGGCCATCCGGAAAACTTCCTGTTGGATGCGGTTGAAACCACCACCGGCCCACTGGGTCAGGGCATTGCCAACTCGGTTGGCTTTGCAATGGCTGAAGAAATTCAGCGCGCACAATATGGCAAGAAAATTGTGGATCACAACACTTATGTGATCGCGGGCGACGGATGCCTGATGGAGGGCATCAGCCAAGAAGCTTTGGGCATCGCAGGCCGCCACAATTTGGGCAAGCTGGTTGTGTTCTGGGACAACAATAACATCACGATCGATGGCACGGTTGAACTTTCAGACAAAACCAACCAGGTCCAACGCTTCAAAGCCTCTGGTTGGCACGTACAGGAAATTGACGGCCACGATCCGGAACAGATTGATGCGGCCATCACAGCAGCTAAGAAATCCAAAAAACCGTCGATGATCGCCTGCAAAACCCACATTGCTTTGGGCCATGCCGCGCAAGACACATCCAAAGGTCACGGCGCACTCACTGACCCTGATCAATTGAAAGCGGCTAAAGACAATTGGGGATGGAACCACGGTTCCTTTGAAGTCCCTGCGGACGTCAAAGCACAATGGGAAGCCATCGGTGCCCGTGGGGCAGCGGATCGCCAAGCCTGGGAAGGTCGTTTTTCTGAGGTTTCCAGCCAGAAACAAGCAAAGTTCAACCGCGCCTATGCTTTGGAAGCACCAAAGAAACTGTCAGCCGCTGTAAAAGCTTTGAAGAAAACAATTTCTGAAGAGCAACCAAAGGTCGCGACACGTAAGTCGTCTGAAATGGCGCTTCAGGTTATCAACGAAGTCATGCATGAAACCGTCGGTGGATCTGCAGACCTGACAGGGTCAAACAACACAAAGACCGACGCGTTGGGCATGTTTGAAACCAACAACCGCGGTGGTCGCTACGTGTATTGGGGCATCCGCGAACACGGTATGGCATCGGCGATGAACGGCATGGTGCTGCACGGCGGTATGCGTGCTTATGGCGGTACCTTTATGGCCTTCACAGATTATGCGCGCCCAGCAATGCGTTTGGCGGCTCTGATGAAGATCCCAACGGTCTTTGTGATGACACATGACTCTATAGGGGTTGGCGAAGATGGCCCAACACACCAACCGGTAGAACATGTTGCGATTTCGCGTTCTACTCCAAACACATATGTGTTCCGCCCAGCGGACACCGTGGAAACCGCCGAAGCATGGGAAATTGCGGTAACCAGCAAATCCACACCTTCGGTTATGGCTTTGACCCGTCAGGGCCTGCCAACTGTACGTACCGAACACAAGCTCAAGAACCTGACCGAACAAGGCGCGTATGTTTTGGCTGATGCCGACGGCAAACGCCAAGCCATCTTGATCGCAACCGGTTCCGAGGTTGAAGTCGCGATGAAAGCCCGTGACATCCTGCAAGCTGAAGGCATTGGCACACGCGTTGTGTCTATGCCCTGCATGGAGCTTTTTGCGGAGCAAGACGAAAGCTATCGTCGCAAAGTGCTGCCAGCAGGCCCTGTGCGTGTTGGTATCGAAGCAGGCGTTCAGCAAGGCTGGGATCGTTGGTTGCTTGGCGAACGTGGCAAAGAGCAAAAGGCGCGCTTTGTGGGTATGGACAGCTTTGGTGCATCCGCTCCAGCAGGTCAGCTGTTTGAAAAATTTGGCATCACAGCCGAAAACGTTGCGCAGCAAGTCAAAGACATGCTGTAA
- a CDS encoding acyl-CoA dehydrogenase family protein, giving the protein MDFAMTEEQTLIFDMAKSFGEEHIAPFAQQWESEGTIPKALWPKLAELGFGGLYVSEEYGGSGLSRTDAALVFEALAMSCPAVGSFLSIHNMCGGMIDKFGSDALKQKYLPTLCSMEKIFSYCLTEPGSGSDAAALKTRAEKTNEGYVLNGTKAFISGGSYSDAYIVMCRTGEEGPKGISTVVIEDGTPGLSFGALEQKMGWKAQPTTQVQMDDCNVPLENLVGDEGRGFSYAMAGLDGGRLNISAGALGGAQKALDQTIQYMSERKAFGRPINQFQALQFRLAEYETKLQASRIFLRQAAWKLDNKDHEASKFCAMAKLMVTDVAFEVANGCLQLHGGYGYLADYGIEKIVRDLRVHQILEGTNEVMRLIIARQLIAS; this is encoded by the coding sequence ATGGACTTCGCTATGACCGAAGAACAGACTTTGATTTTCGATATGGCCAAAAGCTTCGGCGAGGAACATATCGCGCCTTTTGCGCAACAATGGGAATCCGAAGGAACAATCCCCAAAGCTCTTTGGCCCAAACTGGCTGAACTGGGTTTTGGCGGACTTTATGTGTCCGAAGAATACGGCGGCTCTGGCCTGTCGCGCACCGATGCAGCTTTGGTGTTTGAGGCCCTGGCCATGTCGTGTCCAGCCGTGGGGTCTTTTCTGTCGATCCACAACATGTGTGGTGGCATGATCGACAAATTTGGCTCGGACGCACTCAAGCAAAAATACCTGCCAACGCTTTGTTCCATGGAGAAAATTTTTTCTTACTGCCTAACTGAACCTGGTTCTGGGTCTGATGCCGCTGCGCTCAAGACCCGCGCCGAAAAAACCAACGAAGGCTATGTGCTGAATGGCACCAAAGCCTTTATCTCTGGCGGATCCTACTCTGATGCATACATCGTCATGTGTCGCACGGGCGAGGAAGGTCCCAAAGGCATCTCGACGGTAGTGATCGAAGACGGCACCCCCGGGCTTTCCTTTGGAGCGCTTGAACAAAAAATGGGTTGGAAAGCGCAACCAACAACCCAGGTTCAAATGGACGATTGCAATGTCCCGCTGGAAAACCTTGTTGGCGATGAAGGCCGCGGTTTTTCTTATGCGATGGCCGGGCTGGATGGCGGCCGCCTAAACATTTCGGCGGGTGCCCTAGGGGGCGCACAAAAAGCGCTGGATCAAACTATCCAGTATATGTCCGAGCGCAAAGCCTTTGGCCGCCCTATCAACCAATTCCAGGCCCTGCAGTTCCGGCTTGCTGAGTATGAAACCAAGCTGCAAGCTTCTCGGATCTTCTTGCGCCAAGCGGCCTGGAAATTAGACAACAAGGATCACGAAGCCTCGAAATTTTGCGCCATGGCAAAACTCATGGTCACCGACGTCGCCTTTGAAGTCGCCAATGGCTGTCTGCAACTACACGGTGGCTATGGCTATCTCGCAGATTACGGCATTGAAAAGATCGTGCGAGACCTGCGCGTGCACCAAATTCTCGAGGGCACCAACGAAGTCATGCGTCTGATTATTGCCCGCCAATTGATCGCCTCCTAA
- a CDS encoding LysR family transcriptional regulator, whose translation MHWDDLKVFLAVARDESLSQAGKRLKMDPATVGRRIARLEESGGGLLFLKSPQGYALTDMGQRLLVHAERVEQSMQMASEELSGTTRGMSGQIRIGAPDGAANFLLPQVCARIAEENPELEIQIVALPRVFSLSKREADFVVAVSPPKTGRLIVQKIADYKLSLAGAESYLEKYPEIKTPEDLRGHRMVGYISDMIFDKELDYLKALGVEIADLASNSVSVQLNCVRQGGGLGIVHDFALPLTPGVTRILLDHIQLSRGFYLVRHEDDKRLERLNRFAKALLEGLRNEVSRLEALT comes from the coding sequence GTGCACTGGGATGATCTAAAAGTGTTTTTGGCGGTGGCGCGTGATGAAAGCCTGTCGCAGGCCGGTAAGCGATTGAAAATGGATCCGGCGACAGTGGGGCGGCGCATCGCGCGGCTCGAAGAAAGCGGCGGTGGGCTATTGTTTCTGAAATCGCCTCAGGGCTACGCGCTGACGGATATGGGGCAAAGGTTGCTTGTGCACGCTGAACGCGTTGAACAGTCCATGCAGATGGCCTCAGAGGAACTGAGTGGCACAACAAGGGGCATGTCAGGTCAGATTAGAATTGGCGCGCCAGACGGGGCCGCAAATTTCTTATTGCCGCAAGTCTGTGCGCGTATTGCCGAAGAAAACCCAGAATTAGAAATCCAAATTGTGGCTTTGCCACGCGTCTTTAGTTTGTCCAAACGCGAAGCAGATTTCGTTGTGGCCGTAAGCCCACCAAAAACCGGCCGGCTTATCGTGCAAAAAATCGCGGACTACAAATTAAGCCTGGCGGGTGCAGAAAGCTATTTGGAGAAATACCCAGAGATCAAGACGCCAGAAGATCTGCGAGGTCATCGGATGGTTGGGTATATATCTGACATGATCTTTGACAAAGAGCTGGATTATCTCAAGGCATTGGGTGTCGAAATAGCAGATCTGGCGTCAAATTCTGTTTCGGTTCAATTGAATTGTGTGCGCCAGGGCGGTGGTTTGGGCATTGTGCATGATTTTGCGCTGCCGTTAACGCCAGGTGTGACGCGCATTTTATTGGATCATATACAATTATCACGCGGGTTTTATCTTGTGCGTCACGAAGATGACAAACGTCTTGAACGGCTGAACAGATTTGCCAAAGCTCTGCTTGAAGGCCTGCGTAACGAAGTGTCGCGGCTAGAGGCGCTGACTTGA
- a CDS encoding enoyl-CoA hydratase/isomerase family protein: MTDLNIRKSGKTGRITFTRPKALNALSYQMSLDIEAALDDWALDDDVTMLVIDAAGEKAFCAGGDIADIYAAGTKGDYAFGQKFWADEYRMNAKMFAFPKPVATFMQGFTMGGGVGVGCHGSHRVVGDSSQIAMPEVGIGLVPDVGGSYILAKAPDRFGEYLGLTAARMGAADAILAGFADYYIPEALWPELIMQLEHTGNYKLIDAAATPAPEGQLEAIRSDINMHFAGETLADILRSLSNDPSEFTQKTLKVLNRNSPLSMACALELIHRNRGATELRTALQQEYRFTYRALEKSDLIEGIRAAIIDKDRNPQWQHSLEALPTFEVTQMLLPLGKAALTFEKEEHA, from the coding sequence ATGACTGACCTAAACATTCGCAAATCTGGTAAGACGGGGCGCATTACATTTACGCGCCCCAAAGCTCTGAATGCGCTCAGCTATCAAATGAGCCTTGATATCGAAGCCGCGCTGGATGATTGGGCGCTGGATGATGATGTCACCATGCTGGTGATTGACGCTGCAGGCGAAAAGGCCTTTTGCGCGGGTGGTGATATCGCAGACATCTATGCCGCCGGCACCAAAGGCGACTATGCGTTTGGCCAAAAATTCTGGGCGGATGAATACCGCATGAACGCCAAAATGTTCGCCTTTCCCAAACCAGTTGCCACCTTTATGCAGGGTTTCACCATGGGTGGCGGTGTGGGTGTTGGCTGTCATGGCAGCCATCGTGTGGTTGGCGACAGCAGCCAAATCGCCATGCCCGAGGTTGGCATTGGCTTGGTCCCGGATGTTGGTGGTTCTTATATTCTGGCCAAAGCCCCGGACCGTTTTGGAGAATACCTCGGCCTAACAGCCGCGCGCATGGGGGCCGCTGATGCCATTTTGGCGGGCTTTGCAGATTATTACATCCCAGAGGCCCTTTGGCCGGAATTGATCATGCAGCTTGAACACACCGGCAACTACAAGCTGATAGACGCAGCGGCCACCCCGGCCCCCGAAGGCCAACTTGAGGCTATACGCAGCGATATAAACATGCATTTTGCAGGTGAAACGCTTGCAGACATTCTGCGCTCTTTGTCGAATGATCCGAGCGAATTTACCCAAAAAACTCTAAAAGTTCTAAACCGTAACTCGCCACTGTCCATGGCCTGCGCGCTTGAACTGATCCACCGCAATCGAGGGGCAACAGAACTGCGCACAGCGCTGCAACAAGAATACCGTTTCACCTATCGCGCCTTGGAAAAAAGCGACCTGATCGAAGGCATCCGCGCCGCCATCATCGACAAGGATCGCAACCCACAATGGCAACATAGCCTAGAGGCATTGCCAACGTTTGAAGTGACACAAATGCTTTTGCCTCTGGGCAAAGCCGCACTGACATTTGAAAAGGAAGAGCACGCATGA
- a CDS encoding cell division protein ZapA — MPEVEISIGGRVFEVACQDGEQHFLRSAAKMLDDEATVLTSQIGRIPEARMLLMSGLMLADKTAGMEDRMRELEAKVAEQVKEIESLQNTPTPLPEKIEIPVVPSAVKDALAELAARAESLADDIEEKAAT, encoded by the coding sequence ATGCCTGAGGTCGAGATTTCAATTGGGGGTCGTGTTTTTGAAGTGGCTTGCCAGGATGGTGAGCAACACTTCCTACGCTCTGCTGCAAAGATGTTGGACGACGAAGCGACGGTTTTGACCAGTCAGATCGGCCGCATTCCTGAGGCGCGCATGTTGTTGATGTCTGGGCTTATGCTGGCGGACAAAACCGCTGGCATGGAAGACCGGATGCGCGAATTAGAAGCCAAGGTTGCAGAGCAGGTAAAGGAGATTGAATCCTTGCAGAACACGCCGACGCCTTTGCCAGAAAAGATCGAAATTCCAGTGGTGCCTTCGGCTGTCAAAGATGCCTTGGCAGAACTTGCAGCGCGGGCTGAATCTTTGGCAGATGATATCGAAGAAAAGGCGGCCACATAA
- a CDS encoding carboxylate-amine ligase — protein sequence MSIKEPDFTIGVEEEYLLVDKDSLDLAPAPEGLMEACQSELDGQVSPEFLNCQIEIGTRVCKNIGEAREDLRRLRSTVARVAAGYNLAPIAASCHPFSDWRDQHHTDKDRYNNLRDNLGGVARRMLICGMHVHVGIENRDMRIDLMNQLRYFLPHLLALSGSSPFWQGDDTGLSSYRLTVFDNLPRTGLPPIMDSWGQWERSVQALKMLGVIEDSSKIWWDLRPSSKYPTLESRICDVAPRLETTLTLAALTQALTRMLWRLQTKNQRWRIYDSFLVKENRWRAQRYGITEGLIDFGKREIIPFADLVEEMIDLTQQDSEFLDCTAEIENARSLVKNGNSAEHQRKVFQDSIAKGNDQPAAMRDVVRFLTEEFHADL from the coding sequence ATGTCGATCAAAGAACCGGATTTCACCATTGGTGTCGAAGAAGAGTATCTGCTGGTCGACAAAGACAGTCTAGACCTCGCCCCTGCCCCCGAAGGCTTGATGGAGGCTTGTCAGTCAGAACTTGACGGTCAAGTCAGCCCCGAGTTTCTAAATTGCCAAATCGAAATCGGCACACGCGTTTGCAAAAATATTGGCGAGGCGCGAGAAGACCTGCGCCGCCTGCGCAGCACTGTGGCACGGGTTGCAGCTGGCTATAATCTGGCCCCTATTGCCGCCTCTTGTCATCCATTTAGCGACTGGCGAGACCAGCATCACACGGACAAGGATCGTTATAATAATCTGCGGGATAATTTAGGGGGCGTTGCCCGGCGCATGTTGATTTGTGGCATGCATGTACATGTTGGCATCGAAAACCGCGACATGCGGATCGATCTGATGAACCAGTTGCGCTATTTCCTGCCACACTTGTTGGCTTTGTCCGGCTCGTCACCGTTTTGGCAGGGCGATGATACTGGGCTTTCAAGCTATCGTCTGACGGTTTTTGACAATTTACCGCGCACGGGTTTGCCGCCAATCATGGACAGCTGGGGGCAATGGGAACGCTCGGTTCAGGCACTAAAAATGCTGGGCGTCATCGAAGATTCCTCCAAGATTTGGTGGGATCTGCGCCCCTCAAGCAAATACCCAACATTGGAAAGCCGGATCTGTGATGTAGCACCACGGCTAGAGACAACTTTGACCCTTGCCGCTTTGACCCAAGCCCTGACACGCATGCTGTGGCGCTTGCAAACAAAGAACCAGCGCTGGCGGATTTATGACAGCTTTCTGGTCAAAGAAAATCGATGGCGCGCCCAGCGGTATGGCATCACTGAGGGCCTGATCGATTTTGGCAAACGTGAGATTATTCCATTTGCGGATTTGGTCGAAGAAATGATTGACTTAACGCAACAAGATAGTGAATTTCTTGATTGCACTGCCGAAATTGAGAATGCCCGCTCGTTGGTGAAAAACGGTAATAGCGCCGAGCATCAGCGCAAGGTTTTTCAAGACTCGATCGCAAAAGGTAACGATCAGCCTGCAGCCATGCGCGATGTCGTGCGCTTCTTAACTGAAGAATTCCACGCAGATCTCTGA
- the mmsB gene encoding 3-hydroxyisobutyrate dehydrogenase translates to MKIGFIGLGNMGGPMAANLAKAGHDVTGFDMAKVTIEGVAMAASAVSAASSADVVITMLPNGKILRAVANDILAAMPKGATHIDCSTVDVDSARAVAEQAANSGLLAVDAPVSGGVGGAAGGTLTFMAGGSADAFATAAPLFDIMGQKAVHCGASGAGQAAKICNNMILGVTMVATCEAFALADKLGLDRQKMFDVVSTSSGYSWTMNAYCPAPGVGPQSPADNGYQPGFAAELMLKDLRLSQQAAESVDADTPMGELARALYAQFVENEDGAGMDFSAMLPRFEKRGRN, encoded by the coding sequence ATGAAAATCGGCTTTATCGGACTAGGCAACATGGGTGGCCCAATGGCGGCCAACCTTGCCAAAGCAGGCCATGACGTTACCGGGTTTGATATGGCCAAAGTAACAATTGAGGGCGTCGCTATGGCGGCCTCTGCGGTGTCAGCCGCATCTTCGGCTGATGTGGTCATCACCATGCTGCCCAACGGCAAAATCCTGCGCGCAGTCGCAAATGATATCTTGGCCGCGATGCCCAAGGGTGCCACACATATAGATTGCTCGACAGTCGACGTTGACAGCGCGCGTGCCGTGGCTGAGCAGGCCGCGAACTCTGGCCTTTTGGCAGTTGATGCACCAGTATCCGGCGGCGTTGGCGGCGCAGCTGGAGGCACCCTGACCTTTATGGCAGGTGGCAGCGCAGATGCTTTTGCCACAGCGGCACCGTTATTTGACATTATGGGCCAAAAAGCTGTGCATTGTGGTGCCTCTGGTGCAGGGCAAGCTGCCAAAATCTGCAACAATATGATCCTGGGCGTCACTATGGTAGCAACTTGTGAAGCTTTTGCTTTGGCGGACAAACTTGGGCTAGACCGGCAGAAGATGTTTGATGTTGTCAGCACCTCGTCAGGTTATAGCTGGACGATGAACGCCTATTGCCCTGCCCCGGGTGTGGGCCCGCAAAGCCCCGCTGACAACGGATATCAACCGGGGTTCGCTGCTGAACTGATGTTAAAGGACCTGCGCTTGTCCCAACAGGCCGCAGAGTCGGTGGATGCAGATACGCCGATGGGCGAGCTTGCCCGCGCGCTATATGCGCAATTTGTTGAAAACGAAGACGGCGCAGGCATGGATTTTTCAGCCATGCTACCACGTTTTGAAAAACGCGGGCGGAATTGA
- the coaD gene encoding pantetheine-phosphate adenylyltransferase — MRTGLYPGTFDPITLGHVDIIRRASVLVDRLVIGVAINRDKGPLFSLEERVAMIEAECEKLSKETGTEIVAHPFENLLIDCAKDVGASIIVRGLRAVTDFEYEYQMVGMNRALDSSIETVFLMADLQHQAIASKLVKEIARLGGDITKFVTPDVKAALNARLG; from the coding sequence ATGCGCACAGGCCTTTATCCTGGAACCTTTGATCCAATCACACTTGGCCATGTCGACATTATACGTCGTGCATCCGTGCTGGTGGATCGGCTGGTGATTGGCGTTGCCATTAATCGCGACAAGGGACCGCTTTTTTCACTGGAAGAACGAGTCGCGATGATCGAAGCCGAATGTGAAAAACTGTCAAAAGAGACTGGCACGGAAATTGTCGCCCATCCTTTTGAAAACCTCTTGATTGATTGCGCCAAGGATGTTGGCGCTTCCATTATTGTACGTGGTTTGCGTGCGGTGACGGATTTTGAATATGAATATCAGATGGTTGGGATGAACCGCGCCTTAGATTCAAGCATTGAAACTGTGTTTTTGATGGCAGATCTGCAGCATCAGGCTATTGCCAGCAAACTGGTCAAAGAAATCGCGCGCTTGGGGGGGGACATTACGAAATTTGTCACACCAGATGTCAAAGCTGCGTTAAACGCCCGACTGGGGTAA
- the grxD gene encoding Grx4 family monothiol glutaredoxin — protein MSDAKTRIEETNKSNDVVLYMKGTKEMPQCGFSSRVAGVLNYMGVEFADVNVLADDDIRQGIKDFSDWPTIPQLYVKGEFVGGCDIITEMTLSGELDTMFDENGVGYNKEMADKIREANG, from the coding sequence ATGAGCGACGCAAAAACCCGCATCGAAGAGACCAACAAATCCAACGACGTTGTGCTTTACATGAAAGGCACAAAGGAAATGCCGCAATGTGGTTTTTCCAGCCGCGTAGCCGGTGTTTTGAACTATATGGGCGTTGAATTTGCTGATGTGAATGTTTTGGCTGACGACGACATCCGTCAAGGCATCAAAGATTTCTCTGATTGGCCAACCATTCCACAGCTATATGTCAAAGGCGAGTTTGTTGGCGGCTGTGACATCATCACCGAAATGACTTTGTCAGGCGAGCTGGACACAATGTTTGATGAAAACGGTGTCGGATATAACAAAGAAATGGCTGACAAGATCCGCGAAGCAAACGGCTAA
- a CDS encoding BolA/IbaG family iron-sulfur metabolism protein produces MAILASDIETLIRDAFPNAQVTVQGDDGAHFAAEVIDESFRGKNRVQQQRAVYAALKGKMDGANGELHALALTTKVPE; encoded by the coding sequence ATGGCCATTCTAGCCTCTGATATCGAAACGCTGATCCGCGACGCTTTCCCAAACGCACAGGTGACGGTGCAGGGTGACGACGGGGCGCATTTCGCAGCCGAAGTCATCGACGAGAGCTTTCGGGGCAAAAACCGCGTTCAGCAACAGCGCGCTGTATATGCCGCGCTCAAAGGTAAGATGGATGGTGCCAACGGCGAACTTCACGCCCTTGCCCTGACAACCAAAGTGCCAGAGTGA